In Syntrophorhabdus sp., the following are encoded in one genomic region:
- a CDS encoding PAS domain S-box protein: MPTKDNVRSSGRAGNRKGRSARKDAAIPGRMNKKSPRTAQSSLAGILDLKDVQGLQSAFAEAFGIASVILDRTGKAITDYVGFSSVLNTVARKDGLTFLTCMAPSFVAPNAGSTEPAVEQCPRCGLLYGIIPITAGSHRLASWLVGQVLDRDIRVEDLVQHADTMGVDREAYSRALSDVPRMTREQFEKVCHSISLIARQLSLLAMQNIRQARDIVAREEAEEALRASELRYRQMFSNNPFPSLVYDIETLEIIDVNDIALKNYGYRREEFLSLNLMDLVASESIPELLDILARPPADRSAASSRHVKKDGTVIDVEVTGHLLDFPGKQYRMITIVDVTERKGTEGRLNFTQAVVDRVVDCIFWLDNNARIIYVNEAACRTTGYSRDELLSMTVFDLDPILTKEGWKWHWREKKTCGSLLTESYHRTKDGRVYPVEISGSYLAYGNQEYNCTFVRDITERRKVEQQLLLTQFTVDKAAAIILWIGEDARILYANDEACRSTGYTRDEMLRLTLPDIDPSFTSLVWKDHWNDVKRRGTIIFESSQKRRDGSLYPVEIKGNYMEYGGIGYICSIAFDITERKKTDELLRMTSFSLDQSAIPTFWLSMDGNALRVNKAALNALGYTENEMLGKNVRTWDEDFPHKLWKSDIFPELKAKHSMMIESKCKRKNGTKFPVELNLNYMSYGGNEYIFAFAHDISERKRADEERERLQAQLLQSQKMEAIGQLAGGVAHDFNNILTAVIGYGNLLEMEMEEKDPSRAYVEEILASSEKAVNLTQSLLAFSRKQSINLKHHDINDIISGVERLLKRLLSEDIDLKISLTSPGITVMADITQIQQVLINLATNARDAMPSGGMLSIEAGHVRSDDSFLRSQHGKNSLYAMISVSDTGSGMDQTTRARIFDPFFTTKEVGKGTGLGLSIVYGIVKQHNGFISAYSEKDTGTTFHIYLPAVEERTREGRVKPSAARKGYGTILFAEDNPEVRRLATSVLRKTGYRVIEAADGLEAIEAFMANPDSIDLIIIDVVMPRKNGKEVVDQVRVMRPDAKVLYTSGYTRDVLSDKGMDETGFTFLAKPLSPHELLQKVEEMLTNKDR, translated from the coding sequence ATGCCCACGAAAGACAACGTCAGGTCCTCCGGGCGCGCCGGGAACCGCAAGGGACGGTCCGCCCGGAAGGATGCCGCCATTCCGGGAAGAATGAACAAGAAATCGCCGAGAACCGCCCAGTCAAGCCTCGCCGGCATCCTCGACCTCAAGGACGTGCAGGGTTTGCAGAGTGCCTTTGCCGAGGCCTTCGGCATCGCGTCCGTCATCCTTGACCGCACCGGAAAAGCCATCACCGACTATGTCGGCTTCTCGAGCGTCCTCAACACCGTTGCCAGAAAGGATGGCCTTACCTTCCTCACGTGCATGGCCCCGTCCTTTGTCGCCCCGAACGCGGGGAGCACGGAGCCGGCCGTCGAACAATGTCCGCGATGCGGGCTCCTGTACGGAATAATACCCATCACCGCGGGCAGCCACCGCCTTGCGAGTTGGCTCGTGGGACAGGTCCTGGACAGGGACATCAGGGTGGAAGACCTTGTTCAGCATGCGGATACGATGGGAGTGGACCGCGAGGCATACAGCCGCGCCCTCTCCGATGTGCCCCGGATGACGCGAGAGCAATTCGAAAAGGTATGTCATTCCATTTCTCTCATAGCCAGGCAGCTCTCCCTTCTCGCGATGCAGAACATCCGCCAGGCGCGGGACATCGTGGCCCGTGAGGAAGCGGAGGAGGCACTGCGAGCAAGCGAGTTGAGATATCGCCAGATGTTCAGCAACAACCCGTTCCCTTCCCTCGTTTATGATATCGAAACACTGGAGATCATCGACGTCAACGACATCGCCCTCAAAAACTACGGGTACAGACGCGAGGAATTTCTGTCCCTCAACCTCATGGACCTCGTTGCATCCGAGAGTATTCCGGAGCTTCTCGACATTCTCGCGAGACCGCCCGCGGACCGCTCAGCGGCTTCTTCGCGCCACGTGAAGAAAGACGGCACCGTTATCGATGTAGAGGTCACAGGGCATCTCCTCGACTTCCCCGGGAAGCAGTATCGCATGATAACCATCGTCGATGTGACGGAGCGCAAGGGAACGGAAGGGCGCCTGAACTTCACCCAGGCGGTCGTCGACCGCGTTGTCGACTGCATCTTCTGGCTCGACAACAACGCCCGCATCATCTACGTCAATGAAGCCGCCTGCCGCACCACGGGATATTCCCGGGACGAGCTCCTCTCCATGACCGTCTTCGACCTCGACCCCATTCTCACGAAGGAGGGCTGGAAATGGCACTGGAGAGAGAAAAAGACCTGCGGGTCCCTGCTCACCGAATCTTACCACCGCACAAAGGACGGCAGGGTCTATCCCGTTGAGATATCGGGCAGTTATCTTGCGTATGGAAACCAGGAATACAACTGCACGTTCGTGAGGGACATCACGGAACGCAGAAAGGTCGAACAGCAGCTTCTGCTAACGCAGTTCACCGTCGACAAGGCCGCCGCCATCATCCTCTGGATAGGCGAGGACGCCCGGATACTGTACGCCAATGACGAGGCCTGCCGCTCCACGGGATACACGCGGGATGAGATGCTCCGGCTCACACTTCCCGACATCGACCCCTCCTTCACGTCCCTCGTCTGGAAAGACCACTGGAACGACGTCAAGCGGCGGGGAACGATCATCTTCGAGTCATCTCAGAAGCGCAGGGACGGCTCCCTCTATCCAGTCGAGATAAAGGGGAACTACATGGAATACGGGGGCATCGGATACATCTGCTCCATCGCCTTTGACATCACGGAGAGAAAGAAGACCGATGAGCTTCTCCGCATGACCAGCTTTTCATTGGACCAATCAGCGATACCGACATTCTGGCTGAGCATGGACGGCAATGCTCTGCGCGTCAACAAGGCGGCCCTGAATGCACTCGGGTACACGGAAAACGAGATGCTCGGCAAGAACGTCAGGACGTGGGATGAGGACTTCCCGCACAAACTCTGGAAGAGTGACATTTTCCCGGAGCTTAAGGCAAAGCACTCCATGATGATAGAGTCGAAGTGCAAGAGAAAGAACGGGACCAAGTTCCCCGTCGAGCTGAATCTGAATTACATGAGTTACGGCGGCAATGAATATATCTTTGCCTTCGCCCATGACATCAGCGAGAGAAAACGGGCCGACGAGGAAAGGGAAAGGCTGCAGGCCCAGCTCCTCCAGTCACAGAAGATGGAGGCCATCGGCCAGCTCGCCGGGGGTGTCGCCCATGATTTCAACAACATCCTCACCGCCGTGATCGGCTACGGGAACCTCCTGGAAATGGAAATGGAGGAGAAAGACCCGTCGCGCGCCTACGTCGAGGAGATCCTCGCTTCCTCGGAGAAGGCCGTCAACCTGACCCAGAGTCTCCTCGCCTTCAGCAGGAAACAAAGCATCAACCTCAAGCATCACGACATCAACGACATCATCTCCGGCGTGGAGAGACTCCTGAAACGGCTCCTGTCGGAAGACATAGACCTCAAGATATCGCTGACAAGCCCGGGTATCACGGTCATGGCGGACATCACCCAGATCCAACAGGTCCTCATCAACCTTGCGACCAATGCCCGGGATGCCATGCCGTCGGGCGGGATGCTTTCCATCGAGGCCGGGCATGTCCGCTCTGACGACAGCTTCCTCAGGTCCCAGCATGGAAAGAATTCCCTCTATGCGATGATCTCTGTCTCCGACACGGGCAGCGGCATGGACCAGACGACCCGGGCGCGCATCTTCGATCCCTTCTTCACGACCAAGGAAGTGGGAAAAGGCACCGGTCTCGGCCTGTCCATCGTTTACGGCATAGTGAAACAGCACAACGGATTCATCTCCGCCTATTCGGAAAAAGATACGGGGACCACCTTTCACATCTACCTGCCTGCCGTGGAGGAGAGGACCCGCGAGGGCAGAGTGAAACCCTCCGCGGCGAGAAAAGGGTACGGAACCATCCTCTTCGCCGAGGACAACCCGGAGGTCCGCCGTTTGGCGACGAGCGTTCTCAGGAAGACGGGCTACAGGGTCATCGAAGCAGCCGATGGACTTGAAGCCATCGAGGCGTTCATGGCCAACCCGGATTCGATCGACCTCATCATCATCGATGTGGTCATGCCTCGCAAGAACGGAAAGGAAGTGGTCGATCAGGTCCGGGTGATGCGGCCTGATGCCAAGGTCCTCTACACGAGCGGATACACAAGGGACGTCCTCTCCGACAAAGGCATGGACGAAACAGGCTTCACTTTTCTTGCAAAACCCCTCTCCCCTCACGAATTGCTCCAAAAGGTCGAGGAAATGTTGACGAACAAAGACCGATAA